The genomic interval TCGATTATCTAGGCTGCTAAGTAAAACTCTTAGAGAACTTTATTTGCAACGACTCCTTATTTTTTTCAACATAATTCACTTTTCTTTTTCTTGTTTTCGTCTTAAAATATCAGTATATTCTTTACAAATTTTATCAAAAGCTATCAGTTCATCAACTGTGAATTTTTTTAACAAATTTTTTCGTGTTTTCACTATATCCAGATTATCATACCTTTTATGAAGTAAAACAAGATCCTTACCTTTTTTTGTAACAGTAAGATTATACACTTTTCCATTTTTTTCATTGTTTACTCTGTTTATGAGATTCCACCTCATAAGTCTTCTAACAATTTGAGATATAGCACTGGTCGTTCTACACCATTTTTCTGCTAATTCAGTAACAGTAATTCCTGAAGAGTCATAGATTTCAGTAAGAATATGTACCTCTATCATAGTGAACTTATCACCGCTTCCATAATCTCTTCTAATGGAATAATAATTGGAATAGGCTAGGACAAAATTATACATAGCCTCCATTATTCCATTTAATTTACTGTATCTTTTATTAACTAATTTTTTGTCC from Fusobacterium russii ATCC 25533 carries:
- a CDS encoding MarR family transcriptional regulator gives rise to the protein MNRKLYEVEILKAWVCENEDKKLVNKRYSKLNGIMEAMYNFVLAYSNYYSIRRDYGSGDKFTMIEVHILTEIYDSSGITVTELAEKWCRTTSAISQIVRRLMRWNLINRVNNEKNGKVYNLTVTKKGKDLVLLHKRYDNLDIVKTRKNLLKKFTVDELIAFDKICKEYTDILRRKQEKEK